The Virgibacillus phasianinus genome includes a window with the following:
- the parE gene encoding DNA topoisomerase IV subunit B, with the protein MVKKPLKYTDDSIQVLEGLEAVRKRPGMYIGSTDNRGLHHLVDEIVDNAVDEALAGYGDKIKVTIHKDNSISVEDSGRGIPGGMHSSGRPTIEVIFTVLHAGGKFGQGGYKTSGGLHGVGASVVNALSEWLEVTSYRDGTKYFQRFENGGIPAGTVENQGTTRKKGAVIHFKPDPAIFSATVYNFETLSERLREAAFLLKGLKIELVDERENNHEIYEFPDGLESFVAYLNEEKDTLHQVVSFEGEQQGIEVDFAFQFNDGYSESMLSFVNHVRTRDGGTHESGARTAITRTFNEYARKLGIIKEKDKNLEGTDIREGFTAIVSVRIPEEILQFEGQTKSKLGTSEARSVVDAIVSEKLSYFLEENPDNAGLLIRKAVKAKEAREAARKAREDARTGKKKRRKDSLLSGKLTPAQSKNPQKNELYLVEGDSAGGSAKQGRDRKFQAVLPLRGKVINTEKSKLEDVFKNEEISTIIHTIGAGVGGDFDLKDVQYDKIIIMTDADTDGAHIQVLLLTFFYRYMKPLIEAGKIYIALPPLYKVSKGKGKNEKIEYAWEDDELKSVLNKFKNGYTIQRYKGLGEMNAEQLWETTMDPDTRTLIRVTLEDLAIAERRVTTLMGDKVEPRRKWIEGNVKFGMNEDENILENDKIHT; encoded by the coding sequence TTGGTTAAGAAACCATTAAAGTATACCGATGACTCTATTCAGGTTCTCGAAGGGCTCGAAGCTGTTCGAAAAAGACCTGGTATGTATATAGGAAGCACCGATAACCGCGGTTTGCATCATCTAGTTGATGAAATCGTTGATAACGCTGTGGATGAGGCATTGGCTGGTTACGGGGATAAAATAAAAGTAACGATACATAAAGACAATAGTATTTCAGTTGAGGATAGCGGACGTGGTATCCCAGGTGGAATGCATAGTTCTGGAAGACCTACCATTGAAGTAATCTTTACGGTATTGCACGCTGGCGGTAAATTTGGTCAGGGTGGGTATAAAACAAGCGGGGGTTTGCATGGCGTTGGTGCTTCGGTAGTTAACGCACTCTCTGAATGGTTGGAAGTCACGAGCTACCGTGATGGGACGAAATATTTCCAGCGGTTTGAAAACGGTGGTATCCCCGCAGGAACTGTGGAAAATCAAGGGACGACCAGGAAAAAAGGTGCAGTTATTCACTTCAAACCTGATCCGGCGATTTTCTCCGCAACAGTATATAATTTTGAAACGTTATCCGAAAGACTTCGAGAAGCTGCCTTTCTATTAAAAGGTTTAAAAATCGAACTGGTGGATGAACGGGAAAACAATCATGAAATATATGAGTTCCCGGATGGTCTGGAGTCATTTGTTGCTTATTTAAATGAGGAAAAAGATACACTGCATCAAGTTGTATCTTTTGAGGGTGAACAGCAGGGTATTGAAGTGGACTTTGCTTTTCAATTTAATGATGGCTATTCAGAAAGTATGCTGTCTTTTGTAAACCATGTGCGGACTAGAGATGGCGGAACCCATGAATCCGGGGCAAGAACCGCCATAACCAGGACTTTTAATGAGTATGCCCGTAAACTTGGTATTATCAAAGAAAAAGATAAGAACCTCGAAGGAACGGATATCCGTGAAGGATTTACTGCAATTGTCTCTGTTCGTATACCGGAAGAAATATTGCAGTTTGAGGGACAAACGAAAAGTAAGCTTGGAACCTCTGAAGCTAGATCAGTTGTAGATGCTATTGTTTCAGAAAAACTCTCCTACTTTCTGGAGGAAAATCCTGATAATGCTGGATTATTAATTCGCAAAGCGGTAAAGGCAAAAGAGGCTAGAGAAGCTGCCCGCAAGGCACGTGAAGATGCACGTACTGGAAAGAAAAAAAGACGAAAGGACTCATTGTTAAGCGGAAAACTGACCCCCGCTCAGTCTAAAAATCCGCAAAAAAATGAGCTTTATTTAGTCGAAGGAGACTCTGCAGGTGGATCAGCTAAACAAGGACGCGACCGTAAATTTCAGGCAGTTCTGCCACTTAGAGGTAAGGTAATCAATACGGAAAAGTCAAAATTAGAAGATGTCTTTAAGAATGAAGAAATTTCAACCATTATCCATACCATAGGAGCAGGAGTTGGTGGGGATTTTGATTTAAAAGATGTGCAATATGATAAAATTATTATTATGACCGATGCCGATACGGATGGAGCCCACATCCAGGTTCTATTGCTGACATTCTTTTATCGGTATATGAAACCATTAATCGAGGCCGGAAAGATTTATATTGCATTGCCGCCATTATATAAAGTTTCAAAAGGTAAGGGGAAAAATGAAAAAATCGAGTACGCATGGGAAGATGATGAACTAAAAAGTGTCCTAAACAAGTTTAAAAACGGATATACAATTCAACGGTACAAGGGCCTTGGTGAAATGAATGCTGAACAGCTATGGGAAACTACCATGGACCCAGATACGAGAACATTAATCCGAGTGACGCTTGAGGATCTGGCAATAGCCGAACGACGAGTTACCACCCTGATGGGCGATAAAGTAGAACCGAGACGTAAATGGATTGAAGGTAACGTTAAATTCGGAATGAACGAAGATGAAAACATATTAGAAAATGATAAAATTCATACGTAA
- a CDS encoding CoA-binding protein: MNITNPSNDKIKQVLQDSTNIAVVGLSDNPARTSYQIAKIMQDEGYTIIPVNPTITEALGEKSYPSLLDVDRPIDIINVFRRSEFLPAIAEDAAKTTAKIFWAQLGIANEEAYQYLKERDFTVIMDTCIKVAHSMLIR, translated from the coding sequence ATGAATATCACAAATCCGTCAAATGATAAAATTAAACAGGTTTTACAGGATTCAACGAATATAGCAGTTGTGGGTTTATCCGATAATCCCGCCAGAACATCGTACCAAATAGCAAAGATCATGCAGGATGAGGGATATACCATTATTCCAGTAAATCCGACGATAACGGAAGCATTAGGGGAAAAATCATATCCTTCTTTATTGGATGTTGATCGGCCGATTGATATCATTAATGTATTTAGAAGGTCTGAATTTTTACCTGCAATCGCTGAAGATGCTGCAAAAACAACGGCCAAGATATTTTGGGCACAATTGGGAATTGCTAATGAAGAGGCATATCAATACCTGAAAGAACGCGACTTTACTGTAATTATGGATACTTGCATTAAAGTAGCGCACTCGATGTTGATAAGATAA
- a CDS encoding acyl-CoA dehydrogenase: MNFELTKEQLMIKKMVRDFAEDVIRPRAIDIDVKAEFPEDIFKQMGELGLLGIPFPEEYGGSGGDTISYALAVEEIGRVCGSTGLSYAAAISLGASPIYYFGTEEQKKKYLTPLAEGKSLGSFGLTEPNAGSDAGGTKTTAVLEGDDYIINGEKCFITNASYAATIIATAVTGKDDRGKNIISAIIVPTDTDGVTITDNYDKMGVRGSNTAEIVFDNVRVPKENLLGDPNKGFKQFLHTLDGGRISIAALSLGIAQGSLDKSLAYAKERKQFGKSISNFQAIQFKLADMSMEIELARNIIHKSAWLKDQGKPFTKESAYAKLYASETAARAANQAIQIHGGYGYMREYEVERYLRDAKLMEIGEGTSEVQRMVIARQLGL; this comes from the coding sequence ATGAATTTTGAATTAACAAAAGAACAGCTTATGATTAAAAAAATGGTACGTGATTTTGCTGAAGATGTGATAAGACCCCGCGCAATTGATATTGATGTAAAAGCTGAGTTCCCAGAGGATATTTTTAAACAGATGGGCGAATTAGGATTACTTGGTATTCCATTTCCTGAAGAATACGGAGGATCTGGCGGTGATACCATTTCCTATGCCCTAGCTGTGGAAGAAATTGGCCGAGTATGTGGCAGCACTGGATTGAGCTATGCTGCAGCTATCTCACTGGGTGCTAGTCCAATCTATTATTTTGGAACAGAGGAACAAAAGAAAAAGTACTTAACACCTTTAGCAGAAGGAAAATCACTAGGTTCATTTGGCCTAACAGAACCAAACGCAGGATCGGATGCAGGTGGTACAAAAACAACCGCCGTATTAGAGGGTGATGACTATATAATTAATGGTGAGAAATGTTTTATTACCAATGCAAGCTACGCAGCGACTATTATTGCTACTGCTGTTACTGGCAAGGATGACCGCGGTAAAAATATCATTAGTGCAATCATCGTTCCGACTGATACTGACGGTGTAACCATTACAGATAACTATGACAAGATGGGCGTGCGTGGTTCGAATACTGCTGAAATTGTATTTGATAATGTCCGTGTGCCTAAAGAAAACCTATTAGGTGACCCGAATAAAGGGTTTAAACAATTTTTGCATACATTGGATGGCGGCCGTATTTCCATAGCAGCTTTATCTCTTGGGATCGCACAGGGCTCTCTTGACAAATCCCTGGCATATGCAAAGGAACGTAAACAGTTTGGTAAATCAATTTCTAACTTCCAGGCAATTCAGTTTAAACTGGCGGATATGTCAATGGAAATAGAATTGGCGCGTAATATCATTCATAAATCCGCCTGGTTAAAGGATCAAGGGAAACCTTTTACAAAGGAATCAGCTTATGCGAAATTATATGCAAGCGAAACCGCAGCCAGAGCAGCTAATCAGGCAATTCAGATTCATGGAGGATATGGTTACATGCGTGAATATGAGGTAGAACGTTACCTGCGCGATGCTAAACTTATGGAAATTGGAGAAGGTACATCTGAGGTGCAACGGATGGTAATTGCACGGCAATTAGGACTATAG
- a CDS encoding ABC transporter ATP-binding protein, whose product MIEFSNIQKVYPDGTEALKNFSLKVEDGELMTLIGPSGCGKTTTMKMINRLIEPTSGSIYIDDKDINEYNIHELRWNIGYVLQEIALFPHMTIAENIAVVPEMKKWKRKKIRDRGMELLEMVGLDPSTYQKRMPRELSGGQQQRIGVIRALAADPDIILMDEPFSALDPISREQLQKDIRILQKEIKKTIVFVTHDMDEAMAIGDKVCLMKEGQVIQVDTPQQLILNPKTQFVRDFIGERKSPWQTAVDVIADQSQSHVISLSDYQQGTYDQSGVFAIKDEHGMYIGAVKNGQNVDIQTIKNDMPLIEATETIQPDEQAILPVLKDQKLVGVLTNKDIVAFLRSKTKVENGVVQS is encoded by the coding sequence ATGATTGAGTTTAGCAATATTCAAAAGGTGTATCCAGACGGTACTGAAGCATTAAAAAACTTTTCATTAAAAGTGGAAGACGGGGAGCTGATGACATTAATTGGCCCAAGTGGCTGTGGGAAAACAACAACGATGAAAATGATTAATCGCCTGATTGAACCCACATCAGGATCCATCTACATAGATGATAAAGATATTAATGAATACAATATCCATGAATTGCGCTGGAATATCGGATATGTATTACAGGAAATCGCACTTTTTCCACACATGACAATCGCAGAAAATATAGCAGTTGTTCCTGAAATGAAAAAATGGAAAAGGAAAAAGATACGCGACAGGGGAATGGAGTTATTGGAAATGGTTGGCCTAGACCCGTCTACTTATCAAAAACGAATGCCAAGAGAACTGTCTGGCGGGCAACAGCAGCGAATAGGAGTTATCCGGGCGTTGGCTGCCGATCCGGATATTATTCTAATGGACGAGCCCTTTAGTGCGCTGGACCCAATTAGCAGGGAACAATTGCAGAAGGATATTCGAATTTTGCAGAAAGAAATAAAGAAAACCATTGTCTTTGTAACACACGATATGGATGAAGCGATGGCGATTGGCGATAAAGTTTGTTTAATGAAGGAAGGACAGGTCATTCAGGTTGACACACCACAACAATTAATTTTGAATCCGAAAACACAGTTTGTGCGGGATTTTATTGGGGAAAGAAAATCTCCCTGGCAAACGGCGGTGGACGTCATTGCTGATCAATCACAGTCGCATGTAATATCATTGTCTGATTATCAACAAGGCACGTATGATCAATCAGGGGTGTTCGCCATAAAAGATGAGCATGGCATGTATATTGGCGCGGTGAAAAACGGCCAGAATGTAGACATTCAAACAATTAAAAATGACATGCCCCTAATTGAAGCAACTGAAACCATTCAACCGGATGAACAAGCAATTTTACCTGTATTAAAAGATCAGAAGTTAGTTGGAGTATTAACAAATAAAGATATTGTCGCATTTTTAAGAAGTAAAACTAAAGTGGAAAACGGGGTGGTTCAATCATGA
- a CDS encoding TetR/AcrR family transcriptional regulator — MTDLRQRIIQASLPLFEKQGFHGVTVNQIVDDVGTSKGGFYHHFTSKDELLFVIHDTFITYVLEKAMVANETYKSPTKKLQAIVKDFVKVFDLYKPHISVFYQETIYLKPQYEHLIKKKRDQFKQIISKAISEGKDAGEFRNDLPVEITTMAILGMVNWTYKWYRRKGTKTIEEIGDIYVDLILHSVLRVETLESTSYRDALIEESFFTT, encoded by the coding sequence ATAACGGATCTACGTCAAAGGATAATTCAGGCTTCTTTACCTTTATTTGAAAAACAAGGTTTCCATGGTGTGACAGTTAATCAGATTGTAGATGATGTTGGAACTTCTAAGGGAGGATTTTATCATCATTTTACATCAAAAGATGAATTACTCTTCGTTATCCATGACACATTTATTACATATGTTCTTGAGAAAGCGATGGTGGCGAATGAAACGTATAAATCGCCAACTAAAAAGCTGCAGGCAATTGTGAAAGATTTTGTTAAAGTATTTGATCTTTATAAGCCGCATATTTCCGTTTTTTATCAAGAAACCATTTATTTAAAACCGCAATATGAGCATTTAATAAAGAAAAAGCGTGACCAATTTAAACAGATTATTTCAAAAGCTATCAGTGAGGGAAAAGATGCGGGGGAATTCCGTAATGACCTTCCAGTTGAAATTACTACAATGGCAATATTGGGTATGGTTAATTGGACATACAAATGGTATAGGCGGAAAGGAACCAAGACAATTGAAGAAATAGGCGACATATATGTAGATCTTATCCTGCATTCTGTTTTACGAGTTGAAACATTGGAAAGTACCTCATATCGTGATGCGCTAATAGAAGAATCTTTTTTTACCACATGA
- a CDS encoding acetyl-CoA carboxylase biotin carboxylase subunit codes for MIKKILIANRGEIAARVIRSCEKMGISTVAVYSEADQKAPFVKMANESFLLGPPRVNESYLNVDKIISIAKKANVDAIHPGYGFLSESGQFVEKCDAAGITFIGPKSEVMENMGSKIAARKAMQKAGVPVVPGTEGAVESVDAALEISKEIGYPIMLKASAGGGGIGMQVVHSDEELAKAFDSNSKRAETFFGDGAMFMEKKLDDARHIEIQLLADQHGNAIHLFERDCSIQRRNQKVVEEAPSTFISEGTREKMGKAATDAAKSIGYTGAGTIEFLVDANENFYFLEMNTRIQVEHPITEEITGIDIVKEQINIANGEVLSVKQDDLSIDGHAIEVRVYAEDPVTFFPSPGHITTLQVPTDNHVRNELAVTSDYDVTPYYDPMIGKLIVKARTRHEAIAAMKDALSKYQIDGIKTNISMLKEIMNIDEFIEGKATTSFVNDYYLPIIKSKTN; via the coding sequence ATGATCAAGAAGATTCTTATCGCCAACCGCGGAGAGATTGCGGCACGAGTAATTCGTTCATGTGAGAAAATGGGGATTTCGACTGTTGCTGTCTATTCAGAAGCAGATCAAAAGGCACCATTTGTTAAAATGGCTAATGAAAGTTTTTTACTTGGACCACCCCGGGTCAATGAAAGTTATTTAAATGTCGACAAGATAATAAGCATTGCAAAGAAGGCAAACGTAGATGCTATCCATCCCGGCTACGGATTTCTAAGTGAGAGTGGCCAATTTGTTGAAAAGTGCGATGCGGCCGGAATAACTTTTATCGGGCCAAAAAGTGAAGTCATGGAAAATATGGGCAGTAAAATTGCCGCTAGGAAGGCGATGCAAAAAGCTGGAGTACCAGTTGTCCCAGGTACAGAAGGAGCAGTTGAATCAGTCGATGCTGCGCTTGAAATTTCAAAAGAAATTGGATATCCCATTATGTTAAAAGCATCTGCTGGCGGTGGCGGTATTGGTATGCAGGTAGTTCATTCTGATGAAGAATTGGCAAAGGCATTTGACAGCAATTCAAAACGTGCTGAAACATTCTTTGGTGATGGAGCCATGTTTATGGAAAAAAAACTGGATGATGCGAGGCATATCGAAATCCAATTACTCGCTGATCAACATGGAAACGCCATCCATTTATTTGAACGTGACTGTTCCATCCAACGGAGAAATCAAAAGGTGGTTGAGGAAGCACCTTCCACATTTATTTCTGAAGGCACACGCGAGAAAATGGGTAAGGCAGCAACAGATGCTGCAAAATCAATTGGTTATACTGGTGCTGGAACCATCGAATTTCTAGTTGACGCAAATGAAAACTTTTATTTCCTAGAAATGAATACTCGTATTCAGGTAGAACATCCGATCACAGAGGAAATAACGGGGATAGACATTGTAAAAGAACAAATAAATATTGCGAATGGCGAGGTCTTATCAGTTAAACAAGATGATTTATCCATTGATGGGCATGCTATCGAGGTCAGAGTTTATGCCGAAGACCCAGTTACTTTCTTTCCGTCACCAGGTCATATTACAACATTGCAGGTACCAACCGATAATCATGTACGTAATGAGTTAGCAGTTACAAGTGATTATGATGTAACACCATATTACGATCCTATGATCGGAAAGTTAATTGTAAAGGCAAGAACGAGGCATGAGGCAATTGCCGCGATGAAAGATGCATTATCGAAATAT
- the plsY gene encoding glycerol-3-phosphate 1-O-acyltransferase PlsY, producing MEYVLFIIIAYLLGSIPSALIVGKLGYKIDIREHGSGNLGATNTFRVLGIKAGTIVTLSDILKGTIATLIPLFLDADVYRLIIGLFAVLGHTYPLFAKFKGGKAVATSGGIILGVSPLLFISAVIVFLLTLYLSKYVSLSSIITAVIAVVVAVLLKEDIGLIFVVCALAAFVSYRHKDNIKRIRNGTEPKITWM from the coding sequence ATGGAATACGTGCTATTTATCATCATTGCATACCTGCTTGGTTCAATTCCATCCGCGTTAATCGTTGGCAAGCTTGGGTATAAAATTGATATACGTGAACACGGAAGCGGTAATTTAGGCGCAACAAACACATTCCGTGTATTAGGAATTAAAGCCGGAACTATTGTAACCTTGTCTGATATTTTAAAAGGAACAATTGCCACTTTGATACCATTATTCTTGGATGCAGATGTATATCGCTTAATTATCGGCCTCTTTGCTGTGTTGGGCCATACATATCCGTTATTCGCTAAATTTAAAGGTGGTAAGGCCGTAGCTACATCCGGTGGGATCATATTAGGTGTAAGTCCATTATTATTTATTAGTGCTGTAATAGTTTTTTTACTAACCTTATATCTTTCAAAATATGTTTCCCTATCATCAATCATCACCGCGGTTATAGCAGTTGTTGTAGCGGTCTTGTTAAAAGAAGACATTGGATTAATATTTGTTGTATGTGCACTGGCAGCTTTCGTTTCCTATAGGCATAAAGACAATATAAAACGAATACGCAATGGCACAGAACCAAAAATCACCTGGATGTAA
- a CDS encoding AMP-binding protein yields the protein MSLLDLTVGELLEKQVNLYPNQEAVVYPELNLRKTYQEFDKMVNQTAKGFMSLGIKKGENVAIWADNKPEWITSQFATGKMGAVLVTVNTSYQAKELEYLLKQSESTTLIMAESYKGTNYVDVLKQICPELKLADKGQVQSSNLPHLKNIIVLSDDTFGYAYNWNEIIKMGDGVLDKEFEERKASLNPNDTINMQYTSGTTGFPKGVMLTHHNIVNNGNQIADCMKLTNKDRLCIPVPFFHCFGCVLGILAAVSKGATMVLLEQFEPERVMKAVSDEKCTGLHGVPTMFIAELNHPRFDTFDFSYLRTGIMAGSTCPMEVMTNVMEKMGAKEITIAYGQTESSPVITQTKTDDPIELKVGTVGKPHPNVEIRVIIPGTDEEQQVGLPGELCTRGYLVMKGYYNNKEATQAAIDSEGWLHTGDLAILHENGYLEITGRMKDMIIRGGENIYPREIEEFLYHHPDVLDVQVIGLPDKKYGEEVMAWIILKKNVRTTVDDIRTFCQGNISHHKIPKYIEFVEEYPMTASGKIQKYKLKELAIQHLE from the coding sequence ATGTCTTTATTAGACCTAACTGTAGGAGAATTATTAGAGAAACAAGTGAATTTATATCCAAATCAGGAAGCTGTAGTATATCCAGAGCTTAACCTTCGGAAAACATATCAAGAATTCGATAAAATGGTTAATCAGACCGCTAAAGGATTTATGTCACTCGGAATAAAAAAAGGGGAAAACGTAGCGATTTGGGCCGATAATAAACCAGAGTGGATTACTTCGCAATTTGCTACTGGAAAGATGGGTGCGGTTTTAGTAACTGTAAACACGAGCTACCAGGCCAAGGAGCTGGAATATTTATTAAAGCAGTCTGAATCGACAACGCTTATAATGGCAGAATCCTATAAAGGGACCAATTATGTGGATGTTTTAAAACAGATTTGTCCAGAACTGAAACTTGCCGACAAAGGTCAGGTGCAATCTTCTAATCTCCCTCACTTAAAAAATATTATTGTATTAAGTGATGATACATTTGGCTATGCGTATAACTGGAATGAAATCATAAAAATGGGTGACGGAGTATTGGATAAGGAATTCGAGGAACGAAAGGCTTCACTAAATCCTAACGATACAATCAATATGCAATATACTTCCGGGACCACAGGTTTTCCAAAAGGGGTTATGCTAACTCATCATAATATTGTAAATAACGGGAACCAAATTGCTGATTGCATGAAACTGACGAATAAAGATCGTTTATGTATTCCTGTTCCATTTTTTCATTGTTTTGGATGTGTGTTAGGAATACTGGCTGCGGTTTCGAAAGGCGCTACCATGGTTCTGCTCGAGCAGTTTGAACCTGAGCGAGTTATGAAAGCTGTTTCTGATGAGAAATGCACAGGTCTACATGGTGTTCCGACTATGTTTATCGCGGAACTTAACCATCCACGTTTCGATACATTCGATTTTTCCTATTTACGGACTGGCATTATGGCCGGGTCTACATGTCCGATGGAGGTAATGACAAACGTTATGGAAAAAATGGGGGCAAAGGAAATTACCATTGCCTATGGGCAGACAGAATCATCACCAGTTATTACACAGACAAAAACAGACGATCCGATTGAATTAAAAGTTGGAACTGTGGGAAAGCCTCATCCAAATGTAGAAATCAGGGTAATTATTCCAGGAACTGATGAGGAGCAACAGGTGGGTTTACCTGGAGAGCTATGTACACGCGGTTATCTTGTTATGAAAGGGTACTATAACAACAAAGAAGCTACTCAAGCAGCTATTGACTCTGAAGGATGGCTACATACCGGTGACTTGGCTATTCTGCATGAAAATGGCTATCTTGAAATAACTGGCAGAATGAAAGATATGATTATTCGCGGCGGAGAAAATATCTATCCGCGTGAGATTGAAGAATTTCTATATCACCATCCTGATGTATTAGATGTTCAGGTTATCGGACTGCCCGACAAGAAATATGGGGAAGAAGTTATGGCGTGGATTATTTTAAAGAAAAATGTAAGAACGACGGTTGATGATATTAGGACGTTCTGTCAAGGAAATATATCACATCATAAAATTCCAAAGTATATTGAATTTGTTGAAGAATACCCAATGACAGCAAGTGGTAAAATTCAAAAATACAAGTTAAAGGAACTTGCAATACAACACCTGGAATAA
- a CDS encoding ABC transporter permease/substrate-binding protein: protein MSEFIDVFQKRQDVLLETIWEHLQISLIALIIAIIIAVPLGLILTRYTRIAEPIIGITAVLQTIPSLAVLAFLIPFFGIGTTPAIIALTAYGLLPILRNTYTGIKEVSPSLKEAATGMGMNSFKRLTKVELPIAMPVMMAGIRTSMVLIVGTTTIAALIGAGGLGELILLGIDRGADINLILLGAIPAALLAICLDIILRGFEFISKRSGFKSFVAMLIIAVLVVATPFLFNGDKKADLVIGAKLGSEPAILINMYKLLIEDETDLNVALKTGLGKTAFVFSALEEGSIDMYPEFTGTAIVTHLGEKAQSNDPKEVYQQAKKGMKEKYDMAFLQPMKYNNTYAVTTTKELAKKYGLQSIGDLNKVEDKLTAGFTLEFKDRYDGYVGMQDVYNVNFAKVVTMEPGIRQEALSNGEVDVIDAYATDSYMIKFDLVTLDDPKHLFPPYQGAPLLREETLMKYPELEEILNQLGGKITDEQMRQMNYQVDYNGKSPESVAQNYLTKQGLLD from the coding sequence ATGAGTGAATTCATCGACGTTTTTCAAAAAAGGCAGGATGTGTTACTTGAAACAATCTGGGAACATCTGCAAATATCGTTAATTGCTTTGATTATTGCCATCATTATTGCTGTGCCGCTCGGCCTGATCTTAACAAGATATACAAGGATTGCGGAACCGATTATTGGAATTACAGCTGTCCTGCAGACGATTCCCAGCCTTGCTGTATTAGCATTTTTAATTCCATTTTTCGGCATTGGGACAACTCCGGCAATTATTGCCTTAACCGCTTATGGCTTATTACCAATTTTACGTAATACATATACCGGTATTAAAGAAGTAAGCCCATCTTTAAAAGAGGCCGCAACCGGGATGGGAATGAATTCGTTTAAACGGCTGACAAAAGTTGAACTGCCTATTGCGATGCCTGTTATGATGGCTGGCATACGGACCTCAATGGTACTAATCGTGGGAACTACAACAATTGCTGCATTGATTGGTGCTGGTGGGCTTGGTGAATTGATTTTACTTGGAATCGATCGGGGAGCTGATATTAATTTAATCTTATTGGGTGCTATTCCAGCTGCGCTGCTGGCAATTTGTCTGGATATTATCCTGCGTGGCTTTGAATTTATATCGAAACGCTCCGGCTTTAAATCTTTTGTAGCCATGCTGATTATAGCAGTTTTAGTAGTCGCAACTCCATTTCTCTTTAATGGTGACAAAAAGGCTGATTTAGTTATTGGGGCCAAGCTTGGTTCAGAACCAGCCATATTAATTAACATGTACAAATTGTTAATTGAAGATGAAACAGACTTAAACGTTGCATTAAAAACAGGTTTGGGTAAAACCGCATTTGTGTTTTCAGCATTAGAGGAAGGCAGCATCGATATGTATCCTGAATTTACTGGAACAGCTATCGTTACACATCTTGGTGAAAAAGCCCAGAGCAATGATCCAAAAGAAGTTTATCAGCAAGCTAAAAAAGGTATGAAAGAAAAATACGACATGGCATTTTTACAGCCAATGAAATATAACAACACATATGCTGTCACCACTACAAAAGAATTAGCGAAAAAATATGGTCTTCAATCAATCGGCGATTTAAATAAAGTTGAGGATAAATTAACAGCCGGGTTCACCCTGGAATTTAAAGATCGTTATGATGGCTATGTTGGAATGCAGGATGTATATAACGTGAATTTTGCCAAAGTAGTTACCATGGAACCGGGCATTCGTCAAGAAGCGTTATCAAACGGGGAAGTGGATGTTATAGATGCCTATGCAACTGACAGTTATATGATTAAATTTGATTTAGTAACACTGGATGATCCTAAACATTTATTCCCGCCTTATCAGGGTGCTCCGCTGTTAAGGGAGGAAACGTTAATGAAATATCCGGAGTTAGAAGAAATATTGAATCAATTAGGCGGCAAAATAACAGATGAGCAAATGCGTCAAATGAATTATCAGGTTGACTACAATGGCAAATCACCTGAATCCGTTGCTCAAAATTATTTAACTAAGCAAGGATTACTTGATTAA